The uncultured Desulfobulbus sp. genome window below encodes:
- the aprA gene encoding adenylyl-sulfate reductase subunit alpha — translation MALPNKPKGELAAVVNPEIVEHSCDVLIVGGGMAACGTAFEIKKWAPADMKIILCDKAAMERSGAVAQGLSAINTYIGENAIEDYVKMVRNDLMGVVREDLIYDLGRHVDESVKLFEEWGLPVWKKNAEGENLDGAKPAPTLREGGTPVRTGKWQIMINGESYKCIVAEPAKKALGEENVMERVFIVKMLLDKNKENTIAGAVGFSTRENKVHVFTCKAALVACGGAVNIFRPRSTGEGKGRAWYPVWNAGSTYTMCAQVGATLTMMENRFTPARFKDGYGPVGAWFLLFKAKVQNGLGEFYANSDAVKDELSKFMPYGQSAVTPTCLRNHLMINELAAGRGPIYMATDVALNAFLDAQREAGKDEKAVKKFWKHLESEAWEDFLDMSVGQAGLWAGANVEPEKVGSEIMPTEPYMLGSHSGCCGIWTSGPEEDWVPSVDGPRSHQYKWGYNRMTTVNGLFTAGDGVGASGHKFSSGSHAEGRICAKQMVKYCRDNADFTPELAQTAQELADEIYAPVKLYEEFKDASTAADVNPNYIKPAGMMMRLMKATDEYGGGVATYYMTSGKLLNICLDLLQMMREDAEKMAAADLHELMRAWENYHRIWCVETHIRHIEFRKESRYPGFYYRSDYPTCDDENWKCFVNSTFDPSTKEWKCEKVPCINIIETEPWI, via the coding sequence ATGGCATTACCGAATAAGCCGAAAGGCGAGCTTGCCGCCGTTGTCAATCCGGAAATCGTTGAGCATAGCTGTGACGTTCTGATCGTTGGTGGTGGTATGGCCGCTTGTGGTACCGCTTTCGAGATCAAAAAATGGGCTCCCGCAGACATGAAAATCATCCTCTGCGACAAAGCTGCCATGGAGCGCTCCGGTGCTGTTGCTCAGGGTTTGTCCGCTATCAATACCTACATCGGCGAGAATGCCATCGAAGATTACGTCAAGATGGTACGTAACGACCTGATGGGCGTTGTTCGTGAGGATCTCATCTACGACCTCGGCCGTCACGTTGACGAGTCTGTTAAGCTGTTCGAGGAGTGGGGTCTGCCCGTATGGAAGAAAAACGCTGAAGGTGAGAACCTCGACGGCGCCAAGCCTGCTCCTACCCTCCGCGAGGGTGGTACCCCGGTACGTACCGGTAAATGGCAGATCATGATTAACGGTGAGTCTTATAAATGCATCGTTGCTGAGCCTGCTAAAAAAGCTCTGGGCGAAGAGAATGTCATGGAGCGCGTTTTCATCGTCAAGATGCTGCTCGACAAAAACAAAGAGAACACCATCGCCGGTGCTGTTGGTTTCTCCACTCGTGAGAACAAGGTTCACGTTTTCACCTGCAAAGCTGCTCTCGTAGCTTGTGGTGGTGCTGTTAACATCTTCCGTCCTCGCTCCACTGGTGAGGGTAAAGGTCGCGCTTGGTACCCTGTATGGAACGCTGGTTCCACCTACACCATGTGTGCTCAGGTTGGTGCTACCCTGACCATGATGGAAAACCGCTTCACCCCCGCACGTTTCAAAGACGGTTACGGTCCGGTTGGTGCATGGTTCCTTCTGTTCAAAGCTAAAGTACAGAACGGTCTGGGCGAGTTCTACGCAAACAGCGATGCAGTCAAAGACGAACTCTCCAAGTTCATGCCGTACGGTCAGTCTGCAGTTACCCCTACCTGTCTGCGTAACCATCTCATGATCAACGAGCTGGCTGCCGGCCGTGGTCCGATCTACATGGCTACCGACGTTGCTCTGAATGCATTCTTGGATGCACAGCGTGAAGCTGGTAAAGACGAGAAGGCTGTTAAGAAATTCTGGAAACACCTCGAGTCTGAGGCTTGGGAAGACTTCCTCGATATGTCTGTTGGTCAGGCTGGTCTCTGGGCCGGTGCTAACGTAGAGCCTGAGAAAGTAGGGTCTGAGATCATGCCGACCGAACCCTACATGCTCGGATCTCACTCCGGTTGTTGTGGTATCTGGACTTCTGGTCCGGAAGAGGATTGGGTACCTTCAGTAGATGGTCCTCGTTCTCACCAGTACAAATGGGGTTATAACCGCATGACCACCGTTAACGGTCTGTTCACTGCTGGTGACGGTGTTGGTGCTTCCGGTCATAAGTTCTCTTCCGGATCCCATGCTGAGGGTCGTATCTGTGCAAAACAGATGGTTAAGTACTGCCGCGATAACGCAGACTTCACCCCTGAGTTGGCTCAGACCGCTCAAGAGCTGGCTGACGAGATCTACGCACCGGTTAAACTCTACGAAGAGTTCAAAGATGCATCTACCGCCGCAGACGTTAACCCCAACTACATCAAACCTGCTGGTATGATGATGCGTCTGATGAAAGCCACCGATGAGTACGGTGGTGGTGTTGCTACCTACTACATGACCTCTGGCAAACTGCTCAACATCTGTCTGGATCTGCTCCAGATGATGCGTGAAGATGCAGAGAAGATGGCTGCTGCTGACCTCCATGAGCTGATGCGTGCTTGGGAGAACTACCATCGTATCTGGTGTGTAGAGACCCACATCCGTCACATCGAGTTCCGTAAAGAGTCCCGTTACCCGGGCTTCTACTATCGCTCTGACTACCCGACCTGTGATGACGAGAACTGGAAGTGCTTCGTTAACTCCACCTTTGATCCGAGCACCAAAGAGTGGAAATGCGAGAAAGTTCCGTGCATCAACATTATCGAAACAGAGCCTTGGATCTGA
- the aprB gene encoding adenylyl-sulfate reductase subunit beta yields MPSYVDPSKCDGCKGGDKTACMYICPNDLMVLNVEAMRAYNQEPDACWECYSCVKICPQGAIFVRGYDDFVPLGGQVHPMRSSDSIMWTVKFRNGNIKRFKFPIRTTAEGASNEYAGQTGANLDDECLLLESNLPTPTKLA; encoded by the coding sequence ATGCCAAGTTACGTAGATCCTTCAAAATGTGATGGTTGCAAGGGTGGAGATAAGACTGCCTGCATGTACATCTGCCCCAACGATCTGATGGTTCTCAATGTTGAGGCTATGAGAGCTTACAATCAGGAGCCGGATGCATGCTGGGAGTGCTATTCCTGTGTTAAGATCTGCCCGCAGGGTGCTATCTTCGTTCGCGGTTATGATGACTTCGTACCGTTGGGCGGCCAGGTTCATCCGATGCGTTCTTCCGATTCCATCATGTGGACGGTCAAATTCCGTAACGGTAACATCAAACGTTTCAAATTCCCGATCCGTACAACCGCAGAGGGTGCATCCAACGAGTACGCCGGTCAGACTGGTGCAAACCTGGATGACGAGTGCTTGCTGCTTGAGAGCAATCTGCCGACACCCACCAAACTTGCCTAA